GACAGTTCCATCCGGACGAATGGCAGAACATACCGCAGAATTTGTCATTCCAAGGTCCACAGAAATAATCGTTTGGTTTTTTATGTTTGTTTTATTTAACAGAATTTTCTTCTCATAGGAGATAGCTAGGTAGTATTTCTTACCACTTTTTATGAGCTTTGGATTACATTCTTTCCAATCTGAAACGCCCCTCTTCTCTAAATCCATTGGTTTATATGTAATATCTATCCAAACCCAATCTTTTTTTATAAATAACTTTAATTTCGCTTCATGGTTACTTCTTTTTTCAAACATGTTACCTCGGTAGAACACAGGAAATTCATTGTGTTTCAGTTGAAAAGAAGGTGGACGTTTTGAAAAACGTTTCCCCTCTTGTTTCGCTTGTTCTTTTTCTTCTACCCAGTTTTGGAATAAGGACCGATAACTTTTCACTTTTCCGAAGGCAGAAGCAATAGCCGCGCGCCTGAAATAACTAGGGAACTTGTGAAACCTTTGGTTGAACTCTGTATATTTAGGAAGTGGGTTTGTTTTCGTCGTATGCGTCAACCTTTCCACGGCCGGTACGATTCCTTTTGTGTTCCAATCGTCTAAACTTAAAAATTCTTTATCAATAACATTCATAAAGTACGAAAGAGCTTCATTAAAAATTTGAATCGTCGGTTCAAAAATGTTTGTTTGATTTGTTATTTTATGTTTTAACGTTTTAGATTTTGTCGTGGACATCCAACAAACCCTCCTTCCTTTTTGTATTTAAGTATATTAAAATCGTAACCTATATGAATTTAGGTGTAAAATAATAAGAGGTGATTTCATGCATGAATTTAACAAGAATAGACACGCCATATAAACTAACAAATCTTTTAGTTATTTTCAACATCCTTGTATCAATGAAAACATAAAAAAATAGGCTCGTGGAAATTGCCCACAACCTATTTACAAAGTGGAATTGTATCATTATTAAAATGAACGGTGAAGTGGATCGCATACATATCCTGTTTGATGCTCCGCCACAAATTCACTTAGCTAACGTTGTGAATAGTTTTAAAGCAGTTCCTTCCCACTATATACGAAAAGAATTCCCAGATGAGTTGAAACCTTTTTACTGAAAACCTTATTTTTGGAGTAGAAGTTACATGTTACTCACAATGGGAATCGCACCAATTGAAATTATAAGTGCATACATAGAGGATCAAGGGAAGTAGATTACAGAAGGCTAACCTCCACTAAACCGAAGATTTTGAAGAGGAATGCGCCTTCTTATTTTTGGTTCAAAATGTTTCAGAGTTAACAAGGCCAAAAGTAGATTATCCATCTATTCTTTTATCGACATTAGGATTCGGTGGGATTGTGTATAGCTTTAGTGCATTAGGTGATTTAGGATGGTCGGATGCGAAAGTGTATGGTGCTTTAATTGTTGGGCTTATATCACTATCCATTTTTGTCGTTCGTCAATTAAAAATCGAGAATCCAATTTTAGAGCTACGCGCATTTAAAGTTCCGATGTTTACATTATCAGTTGGATTAATTGTCATTGTTATGATGTCGTTATTCTCAACGATGACTTTATTGCCGATGTTCTTGCAAACAGTTTTACTTGTTACAGCCTTTAAATCAGGAGTAATAATGCTCCCGGGAAGTATCATTAGCGCCATAATGGGACCGATTGCAGGTAAACTATTTGATAAATTTAGTCCGAAAGTTATTATTATTCCCGGCATCGTGTTCGTAGGGATTGCAATGTTCTTATTTAAAGGCCTTACTCCTGACACATCAATGCTACAAATTATTATTATGCATAGCGTATTAATGGTTGGACTCATGTTTGTGATGACCGTACAAACATATGGTTTAAATCAATTAACACCAGAGTTATATCCACATGGTACAGCACTTTTTAATACGTTGCAGCAAGTAGCTGGCGCAGTTGGTACGGCTATATTTATTTCGAAAATGTCTTCAGGAACAAATCAGTATATGGAAAGCTCCGCAAATCCAATGGATCCAGTAGAGAAGTTAAACGGTTTAACATCAGGATTCCAAGGTGCATTTACACTTGGATTAATCTTTATCGTTGTTGCTTTTATCGTATCGTTGTTCTTAAAAGAAGAGAAAAAGGGAGTAAAAGCAACGCAGCTCTTACAGAACGAGAATTAGAGGAAGCTACATTTTATAGTAGCAGTAGGTTGATTTAAAAGAACATGAAAAAGACATCTTTACGAGTTAAAGATGTCTTTTTTATTACATTTCTTTCGTTATATCATACTGTAACAATTGTCGTTGGTCATAAAACTTCTCGAAAATGATGCCCATTACATAGAAGAATAATAGACCAAAGCAAATGTGAATGAGTGTAAATGTAGCTCCAAATGAAGAAAATTCATACACCATAACTGGTAATTTCGCAGTTGTCCAAACGCCTAAGAAAAATACAATATATCGTATACTTGCTCCCTTTTTTAATAAAAGTGCTGCAATCGGAAAAGCGACGTAGAGGGGACCAGCTGCAATTCCTCCTAATAATAGAGAGAATAAGATTCCATAGATGCCGGATTTTTCTCCCATATATTTCATTAATGTTTCTTTCTTTATCCACTGGTCAAGCAACCCTACAAATAGTAGGACAGGCGGAAGGAGAAACAGCATATCTAAAATGCTTTTCCCTGTTAGTTGTAATGCGTGCCATCCTACAGATTGATTTATAAAAGTTAAAATTATGAGCCCAAATAGTAAAATGAAAAAGAAGCGATATCGTTTTAATTCATTCATGCCATCACCACCCAAATAATATAAGAGAATAGGAGAGACATTAATAATGCAGATGCATTACGAGCATAAGCAAAATTTCGCCCAAATATTTTTTGTTCCATCGGTAAAGTTGTGATTCCTACTGACATGAGTGTAGACATTAATGCCGCAACTTGAGGGAGGCCCGCACCATGTTGGACTAATGTATTTCCAAGAGGAAACACGACAAAGCTTGGAATGAGTGCAACAGAGCCAAGTATTGCTGAATAAACGATGCCTAGGAATCCAGACTTTTCTCCAATGATGGAAGAAATGAAGGATGGCGTTAATATAGAAAGTGATAGTCCAACGAAAAGCATAATGGATAGCATGGCAGGTAGAAGATTTCGAAACATTTTCCATGACTTAAATAACGCATCTTTCGTTTTATTTCGATCCTTCATAAAAGAAATCCCCGTAAGAATAATGGCTAAGGCATAAAGGATAGCGCCATTAATCATGATTAGATTCCTTCCAATCTTTATATTTGTCTAAGAAAAATGATAAGTTTTTCATTTTTTCTTCAATATCCATTTGGAAATCGGCTAATTGTGTCTTTCCGGCTATAGTAATTTTGTACATCTTTCTTGGCTTATCTTGATCAGATGTATCTAAATAAGATTCAATAGCACCTTCTTTTTCTAACTTCTTTAGTGTGCGATATAGGATCGCACTGTCAATTGGGTTGACGGGAAGTTCTTCTTCGCATTTCTGCAGCAATTGCCCGCCATAGTTATCGCCCTCTGCTAAAAACAGCAAAAGAAATGCACCTGTATGTCTTCCTGTATGTTTCATGAATAGACCTCCTTAATGAAATATAACAATGATTTTTGAATATATACTGTCATTAACAGTATACTGTTAATGACAGTATAAGGTGAATGTAATGCCATGTCAATTTTAAAATATACAACTACAAATATTATCGAGATGAGAAAGTGCGTTACATGCAAACGGAAGGAAGAAAATGTAGACGGTTTTCTTATAGATGAGTTTCATGTTCCGTAAATCCACATTTATCAATTCTTGTTATTACTCCACACAAATGGTGACTTCTAGGTAGCGAATTCACCATTTGTGGTAGTTTATTTAATCTTTTCTTGCTAAGCTATCCAAATTTCAATTAAATTTCTTAAATAACTAGTATTAATCTCACATTTATCTTCTAAGACATCTTCCTATAATTAAGTAAAATTGTTCATTCGATGGTATTGTATGAGTAAGATTGTTTGACTTTAATAATCCAAGATTATAGTGTTTTGTAATATTGGATTATTAAAGTTATAAAGGAGGTTGTTATAATATGAAAAATATTTTAAGCGTGGAAGTCAATGGACGTCCTGCCCAGATTGAAGAATTTCAAATTCTTAGTCTGTTTAATTATGGTCACTTTACCTCTACAATTGCAATGAATGGAAAGATTAGAGGAATAGACTTTCATTTAGAAAGACTTCATAAGAGTTCTCGTTTGTTGTTTGGAAATGGTATTGATAAACAGCGCATTCGTGAATACATAAGACACGCTATGAAAAATATTAATGAACCAGTAATTGTAAGAGTTAATGTGTTTTCTCGTGAAACCGATTTAGTGAATTTAGGCAAAACCATAGAACCAGACATTTTAGTAACGATAATGAAAGCCCAAATTCCAACATTATCTTCTTTACGTTTACAAATAACTGAGTTTGAACGGGATATCCCTCAGGTGAAAAACGTAGGGTCATTTGGACAAATTTACCGTGGTCGTATAGCAAGAATGAATGGATTCGATGATGTTCTTTTTTTAGATTCATTAGGACGCATTTCGGAAGGATCAATATGGAATATTGGTTTCTTCGATGGAGATCGAATTATTTGGCCTAAGGCTGAAATTCTCCCTGGTATAGCCATGCAACTTATTCAAGCAGGTTTAGATAAAAATAACATCAAGACAGTTACATGTGAAATTTATCCTAAAGACCTACTGGATTTTAAATCAGCATTTATTACTAATTCTTCAATAGGCTCGCAAGCAGTGTCAAGTATTGATGATTACGAATTTTCAATCAATCCCAGATTAAATTCAATTCTTTCTGATGCCTATCAAATCAATCCTCTA
The DNA window shown above is from Bacillus clarus and carries:
- a CDS encoding RNA-guided endonuclease TnpB family protein translates to MSTTKSKTLKHKITNQTNIFEPTIQIFNEALSYFMNVIDKEFLSLDDWNTKGIVPAVERLTHTTKTNPLPKYTEFNQRFHKFPSYFRRAAIASAFGKVKSYRSLFQNWVEEKEQAKQEGKRFSKRPPSFQLKHNEFPVFYRGNMFEKRSNHEAKLKLFIKKDWVWIDITYKPMDLEKRGVSDWKECNPKLIKSGKKYYLAISYEKKILLNKTNIKNQTIISVDLGMTNSAVCSAIRPDGTVIGRTFINQPVEKDRMDRMSKNVKTAQKKYGYISAPNLWRKINGLQKHIIIDTARRIVNFAEQHHADVIVFEFLGKIKFPPNTYGAKRLKQKLHHWCKNGIQNKVQQMAHYREIRIRRVNATNTSKLAYDGSGEVVRSHKKNLATFQNGKIYHADLNAAYNIGARYFLREHLKAFSEKKKLELEAKVPQVSARTQQSLSTFISFLQAVAPAV
- a CDS encoding permease, whose translation is MNELKRYRFFFILLFGLIILTFINQSVGWHALQLTGKSILDMLFLLPPVLLFVGLLDQWIKKETLMKYMGEKSGIYGILFSLLLGGIAAGPLYVAFPIAALLLKKGASIRYIVFFLGVWTTAKLPVMVYEFSSFGATFTLIHICFGLLFFYVMGIIFEKFYDQRQLLQYDITKEM
- a CDS encoding PadR family transcriptional regulator, translating into MKHTGRHTGAFLLLFLAEGDNYGGQLLQKCEEELPVNPIDSAILYRTLKKLEKEGAIESYLDTSDQDKPRKMYKITIAGKTQLADFQMDIEEKMKNLSFFLDKYKDWKESNHD
- a CDS encoding aminotransferase class IV, which codes for MKNILSVEVNGRPAQIEEFQILSLFNYGHFTSTIAMNGKIRGIDFHLERLHKSSRLLFGNGIDKQRIREYIRHAMKNINEPVIVRVNVFSRETDLVNLGKTIEPDILVTIMKAQIPTLSSLRLQITEFERDIPQVKNVGSFGQIYRGRIARMNGFDDVLFLDSLGRISEGSIWNIGFFDGDRIIWPKAEILPGIAMQLIQAGLDKNNIKTVTCEIYPKDLLDFKSAFITNSSIGSQAVSSIDDYEFSINPRLNSILSDAYQINPLEHV